In Dioscorea cayenensis subsp. rotundata cultivar TDr96_F1 chromosome 9, TDr96_F1_v2_PseudoChromosome.rev07_lg8_w22 25.fasta, whole genome shotgun sequence, a genomic segment contains:
- the LOC120268598 gene encoding LOW QUALITY PROTEIN: maturase K-like (The sequence of the model RefSeq protein was modified relative to this genomic sequence to represent the inferred CDS: inserted 2 bases in 1 codon; substituted 1 base at 1 genomic stop codon): MKMEELQGYLEXRXSRQRYFLLLYPLLFQEYIYTLVHDHGLNGSAISMKIPFYIQSIHSIFPFLEDKSSHLNYVSDILVPPSHPSKILVQILQCWTQDVSSLHFLRFFLHEYNNSNSFIMYNSYV; this comes from the exons ATGAAAATGGAAGAATTACAAGGGTATTTAGA AAGATGATCTAGGCAAAGGTACTTCCTATTACTATATCCACTTCTCTTTCAGGAGTATATTTACACACTTGTTCACGATCATGGTTTAAATG GTTCTGCAATCAGTATGAAAATTCCATTTTATATT CAATCTATTCATTCAATATTTCCCTTCTTAGAGGATAAATCATCACATTTAAATTATGTGTCAGATATATTAGTACCCCCATCCCATCCATCTAAAATACTAGTTCAAATACTTCAATGCTGGACTCAAGATGTTTCCTCTTTGCATTTTTTGCGATTCTTTCTCCATGAATATAATAATTCGAATAGTTTCATTATGTATAATTCTTATGTATAA